In Saccharicrinis fermentans DSM 9555 = JCM 21142, a genomic segment contains:
- a CDS encoding sodium-dependent transporter, producing MSKRDSFSSKFGVIAAAAGSAIGLGNIWRFPYVLGENGGGAFFLIYLFFIVSIGIPVMLSELVIGRRSQSSIFGAFKVLCPGVSFFQVVGVMGVAAAFLILSFYSVVAGWTVEYTVLAIGNQLSDKTPEQLSVLFQDFSTSLWRPIFYLVVFMFLTAGIVIGGVKNGIERYAKILMPVLFLIIIILCVKSASLSGAVEGFKFLFQPDFSKITGNVVLEALGQAFFSLSIGMGAIATYGSYVQKKENLVHAAVSVSMVDTLIAVLAGVAIFPAVFAFNIQPDAGPGLVFVTLPNIFNQMGGGYFFSVAFFVLLLIAALTSSVSLLEVVVAYFTDELKMSRKYATLLGTILMIVLGVFCVIYPKLFDAFEWTSSNLLLPLGGILISVFIGWFLGKDKVKEEIEAHGGKVVILNVFMVIVKIFAPIAVALVFMKNIGLLG from the coding sequence ATGAGCAAGCGTGACAGCTTTAGTAGTAAGTTCGGCGTAATAGCAGCTGCTGCCGGGTCGGCTATTGGTTTGGGAAACATCTGGCGTTTCCCGTATGTGTTGGGTGAAAACGGAGGAGGTGCATTCTTTCTGATTTATCTTTTTTTTATTGTATCTATCGGTATACCTGTTATGTTGTCAGAGTTGGTGATTGGGAGGAGGTCGCAGAGTAGTATTTTTGGTGCATTTAAAGTGTTGTGTCCTGGGGTGAGTTTCTTTCAAGTGGTGGGGGTGATGGGCGTGGCAGCCGCCTTTCTTATTTTGTCTTTTTATTCTGTTGTGGCAGGGTGGACTGTTGAGTATACTGTTCTGGCAATTGGAAATCAACTTTCAGATAAAACGCCCGAGCAGCTTTCTGTTTTATTTCAGGATTTCTCCACCTCGCTTTGGCGCCCCATATTTTACCTGGTGGTCTTTATGTTTCTTACTGCTGGAATAGTCATCGGTGGTGTGAAGAATGGGATTGAGAGATATGCAAAAATACTAATGCCTGTTTTGTTTTTGATTATCATTATCCTTTGTGTGAAATCGGCTTCTTTATCTGGAGCCGTGGAGGGCTTTAAGTTTCTGTTTCAACCAGATTTTTCTAAGATAACCGGTAATGTGGTGCTCGAGGCGTTGGGACAGGCCTTTTTTTCTTTGAGTATTGGAATGGGGGCCATCGCAACTTATGGGAGCTATGTGCAGAAAAAGGAAAATTTGGTGCATGCAGCTGTGTCGGTTTCAATGGTAGATACACTGATAGCCGTTTTGGCGGGAGTGGCTATTTTTCCAGCTGTCTTTGCTTTTAATATTCAACCAGATGCGGGTCCAGGATTGGTTTTTGTTACACTGCCTAATATCTTCAACCAAATGGGGGGAGGCTATTTTTTCTCGGTGGCTTTTTTTGTGCTCCTATTAATTGCTGCGTTAACCTCTTCAGTTTCCTTACTAGAGGTGGTGGTGGCCTATTTTACTGATGAGTTAAAAATGTCTCGTAAATATGCCACACTTCTGGGAACTATATTGATGATTGTTTTGGGAGTGTTTTGTGTGATTTATCCAAAATTGTTCGATGCTTTTGAATGGACTTCTTCTAATTTGTTGCTGCCCCTGGGTGGTATACTCATATCTGTATTTATAGGGTGGTTTTTAGGCAAGGATAAGGTGAAAGAAGAAATAGAGGCACACGGTGGGAAAGTTGTAATACTTAATGTCTTTATGGTTATCGTTAAGATATTTGCCCCCATTGCCGTAGCTTTGGTATTTATGAAAAATATAGGTTTATTGGGCTAG
- a CDS encoding sodium-dependent transporter, translating to MNQKRDSFSDKFGVIAAAAGSAIGLGNIWRFPYVLGENGGGAFLLIYLFFIVAIGVPVMLSELLIGRRAQRSVFGAFKILAPGLKFFKVVGVMGVSAAFLILSFYAVVAGWTVEYTMLAVGNQLVDKTPVELSDMFADFSSSVWRPILYLLVFMAMTAGIVIGGVKNGIEKYTKVLMPILFVIILVLCVNALLLDGAVEGLSFLFQPDFSKINGIVVLEALGQAFFSLSIGMGIIATYGSYIQKKENLLNTAISVSVADTLIAVLAGVAIFPAVFAFGIQPDAGPGLVFVTLPNIFNQMFGGYFFAIAFFVLLLIAALTSSVSLLEVVVAYITEEIHLSRQKATLLATVMVTFLGVFCVIYPFLFDSFDYVTSNFMLPISGILISVFVGWIIGKQHTKEELEAHGGSVKIVGVLIVILKIVAPFAIALVFMKNLGLLDLFIR from the coding sequence ATGAATCAAAAAAGAGATAGCTTTAGTGATAAGTTCGGAGTGATAGCCGCTGCTGCAGGATCGGCAATAGGCTTAGGTAATATTTGGCGATTCCCTTATGTGCTAGGAGAAAATGGAGGAGGGGCATTTCTTTTGATTTATTTGTTTTTTATTGTTGCCATTGGGGTTCCGGTGATGCTGTCTGAACTTTTGATTGGACGTAGAGCCCAACGAAGTGTGTTTGGCGCTTTTAAAATCTTGGCTCCCGGACTTAAGTTCTTTAAAGTGGTGGGGGTAATGGGGGTTTCGGCAGCTTTTTTGATACTTTCATTTTATGCCGTGGTAGCTGGGTGGACTGTTGAATATACCATGTTGGCTGTTGGGAATCAGCTGGTGGATAAAACCCCTGTGGAGTTATCGGATATGTTTGCTGATTTCTCTAGCTCTGTCTGGCGGCCTATTTTGTACCTCTTGGTTTTTATGGCTATGACAGCAGGTATTGTGATTGGTGGAGTGAAAAATGGTATCGAAAAGTATACAAAAGTATTGATGCCAATTTTGTTTGTGATTATTCTTGTGCTGTGTGTGAATGCCCTATTGTTGGATGGAGCTGTTGAAGGTTTGTCATTCCTTTTTCAACCTGACTTTTCAAAAATAAATGGAATTGTGGTTCTGGAGGCCTTGGGGCAAGCATTCTTTTCTTTAAGTATTGGGATGGGAATCATTGCTACCTATGGCTCATATATTCAGAAGAAAGAGAATCTATTAAATACGGCCATCTCTGTTTCTGTGGCTGATACATTGATTGCTGTCCTGGCTGGTGTAGCTATTTTTCCAGCAGTTTTTGCGTTTGGGATACAACCCGATGCAGGACCAGGTCTCGTATTTGTTACCTTGCCTAATATTTTTAACCAGATGTTTGGTGGCTATTTCTTTGCAATTGCTTTTTTTGTGTTGCTGCTGATCGCTGCATTAACTTCGTCTGTTTCGTTGTTGGAAGTTGTTGTAGCTTATATTACTGAGGAAATTCATCTGAGTAGACAAAAGGCTACCTTATTAGCTACTGTTATGGTGACTTTTCTGGGAGTGTTTTGTGTGATATATCCTTTTTTGTTCGATTCCTTCGATTATGTGACTTCTAATTTCATGTTACCCATTAGTGGAATACTTATATCTGTTTTTGTGGGGTGGATTATTGGTAAACAGCATACAAAGGAAGAATTGGAAGCGCATGGCGGTTCGGTGAAAATTGTAGGTGTATTGATTGTAATATTAAAAATTGTTGCTCCTTTTGCTATTGCCCTCGTTTTTATGAAAAATCTTGGATTATTGGATTTGTTTATTCGTTGA
- the fbaA gene encoding class II fructose-bisphosphate aldolase, translated as MKQRVLDVVKPGVVTGDDVSKLFKVAKENGFALPAVNVVGTDSINGVLEAAKVVNSPVIIQLSNGGAAFYAGKGIGLEGQEGAILGAVSAAKHVHMVAEAYGVPVVLHTDHAAKKLLPWIDGLLDAGEKYFEETGKPLFSSHMLDLSEEPLEENLALCKKYFERMNKIGMTIEIELGITGGEEDGVDNSDVDNALLYTQPEEVNKAYETLKEVGNNFTIAASFGNVHGVYKPGNVVLTPKILDNSQKFIEKKHGLTNNPVNFVFHGGSGSSLEEIREAIGYGVIKMNIDTDTQWATWDGIRKFEAKNHDYLQGQIGNPEGDDKPNKKFYDPRKWLREGQASLVERLKVAFNDLNCVDVL; from the coding sequence GAGTTTTGGATGTAGTAAAGCCAGGCGTTGTAACTGGTGACGACGTAAGCAAATTATTTAAAGTTGCAAAAGAGAACGGTTTTGCGTTACCAGCGGTAAACGTAGTAGGTACTGATTCTATAAACGGGGTTTTAGAAGCTGCGAAAGTGGTTAATTCTCCTGTAATCATCCAGTTGTCAAATGGTGGTGCTGCATTTTATGCAGGTAAAGGTATTGGTCTTGAAGGACAAGAAGGTGCAATTTTAGGAGCTGTTTCAGCTGCTAAACATGTACATATGGTAGCCGAAGCTTATGGTGTACCTGTGGTTTTACATACTGACCATGCTGCTAAAAAATTACTTCCATGGATCGACGGTCTTTTGGATGCTGGTGAGAAATATTTTGAAGAAACAGGAAAACCTCTTTTTAGCTCTCATATGCTAGATCTTTCTGAAGAGCCTCTTGAAGAAAACTTGGCGCTTTGTAAGAAATATTTTGAGCGTATGAACAAAATCGGTATGACCATTGAAATAGAACTTGGTATTACTGGTGGAGAAGAAGATGGCGTTGACAACTCTGATGTGGATAATGCATTGCTTTATACACAACCAGAAGAAGTAAACAAAGCATATGAAACATTGAAAGAAGTAGGAAATAACTTTACTATTGCTGCTTCATTTGGTAATGTGCATGGTGTTTATAAGCCAGGTAACGTTGTGTTGACTCCAAAAATTCTTGATAACTCTCAAAAATTTATTGAAAAGAAACATGGTTTGACAAATAACCCTGTGAACTTTGTATTCCATGGTGGATCAGGTTCTTCTTTAGAAGAAATTCGTGAAGCTATCGGTTACGGTGTGATTAAAATGAATATCGATACAGATACTCAGTGGGCTACCTGGGATGGTATTCGTAAATTCGAAGCTAAAAATCATGACTATCTTCAAGGACAAATCGGTAACCCAGAAGGTGACGATAAACCTAATAAGAAATTCTATGATCCTCGTAAGTGGTTGCGTGAAGGACAAGCTTCTTTAGTGGAAAGATTAAAAGTGGCATTTAACGACCTTAATTGCGTTGATGTACTTTAA